The DNA window TGCCTAAAGTAGCATTATACAACCAAAGTGGATCAGCTGTTGGGGAAATTGAATTAGCAGATTCCATTTTCGGCATTGAGCCTAACACACATGTACTTCATGATGCTATCGTGATGCAGCAAGCGTCTCAGCGCCAAGGAACTCATGACGTGAAAAACCGTTCTGAAGTTCGTGGTGGTGGACGTAAGCCGTGGAAACAAAAAGGAACTGGACGTGCGCGTCAAGGATCTATTCGTTCTCCACAATGGGTAGGTGGTGGAACTGTATTTGGACCAACACCTCGCAGCTATTCTTATAAACTACCTAAAAAAGTTCGTCGTCTAGCTTTAAGATCAGCGTTATCTTCTAAAGTACAAAACGATGAAATTAAAGTACTAGAGGGCTTAGAGCTATCCGCTCCTAAGACGAAGGAAATGGTACAGGTATTAACAGGCTTAAACGCAGGAAGAAAAGTATTAATCGTAACTGGAACATTTGATGATAA is part of the Bacillus horti genome and encodes:
- the rplD gene encoding 50S ribosomal protein L4; translated protein: MPKVALYNQSGSAVGEIELADSIFGIEPNTHVLHDAIVMQQASQRQGTHDVKNRSEVRGGGRKPWKQKGTGRARQGSIRSPQWVGGGTVFGPTPRSYSYKLPKKVRRLALRSALSSKVQNDEIKVLEGLELSAPKTKEMVQVLTGLNAGRKVLIVTGTFDDNLALSVRNIPGVKLVAADGINVLDVIYHDQFIVTKEAVAKIEEVLA